One Fretibacterium sp. OH1220_COT-178 genomic region harbors:
- a CDS encoding DUF362 domain-containing protein: MPSKVWFSSFRTRSAEDNKINRLKRLMKSMDMTRILKEGDLTAVKLHFGERGNDSYLNPVFARQVVDAIRDAGAKPFITDTNTLYLGSRKNSVDHLETALEHGYSYATVRAPLIIADGLRSHSFVEIPIEGSFFSRVKIARDIVEADSMVVLTHFKGHQMAGFGGAVKNLAMGCAPSKGKEEQHAYIHPNISGPDCVGCGTCAAHCPESAITVPDGKAQVDVAHCIGCGECATVCPTSCIRMGENADTADFLRRMAEYAHGAAQSKRGRVAYINFVMNFTPECDCCGWSDSYLIPDVGILASFDPIALDWACIDKVNAQRGNECSMLNGRNLLPGEDKIRGVYADMPWEVTLEHGEALGMGSRDYTLLEV; encoded by the coding sequence ATGCCCTCTAAGGTGTGGTTTTCATCCTTTCGAACCCGCAGCGCCGAGGACAACAAGATCAATCGCCTGAAACGGCTCATGAAGAGTATGGACATGACCCGTATCCTGAAGGAGGGGGACCTGACGGCCGTCAAGCTGCACTTCGGCGAACGCGGTAACGACAGCTATCTCAACCCCGTATTCGCCCGCCAGGTCGTGGATGCGATTCGCGACGCCGGAGCCAAGCCCTTCATCACGGACACGAACACGCTTTACCTGGGAAGCCGGAAAAACTCGGTGGACCATCTGGAGACGGCCCTGGAGCACGGCTACTCCTACGCCACGGTGCGTGCCCCCCTGATCATCGCGGACGGCCTGCGCAGCCACAGCTTCGTCGAGATTCCCATCGAGGGCTCCTTCTTCTCCCGCGTGAAGATAGCCCGGGACATCGTGGAGGCGGACAGCATGGTGGTCCTGACCCACTTCAAGGGGCACCAGATGGCCGGCTTCGGAGGGGCCGTCAAGAACCTGGCGATGGGCTGTGCGCCATCGAAGGGCAAGGAGGAGCAGCACGCCTACATCCATCCCAACATCTCCGGGCCCGACTGTGTCGGGTGCGGAACTTGCGCGGCCCATTGTCCCGAGAGCGCCATCACGGTACCCGACGGCAAGGCTCAGGTGGATGTCGCCCACTGCATCGGCTGCGGCGAGTGCGCCACCGTCTGTCCAACCTCCTGCATCAGGATGGGAGAGAATGCGGATACCGCGGATTTCCTGAGGAGGATGGCGGAATACGCCCACGGCGCCGCCCAGAGCAAGCGGGGTCGGGTGGCCTACATCAACTTCGTCATGAACTTCACCCCGGAGTGCGACTGCTGCGGTTGGAGCGATTCCTATCTGATTCCGGATGTCGGCATCCTGGCCTCCTTCGACCCCATCGCTCTGGACTGGGCATGTATCGACAAGGTCAACGCCCAGCGCGGCAACGAGTGCAGCATGCTGAACGGCAGAAACCTGCTTCCCGGGGAGGACAAGATCCGCGGCGTCTATGCCGACATGCCGTGGGAGGTCACGCTGGAACACGGCGAAGCCCTCGGCATGGGGTCCCGAGACTACACACTTCTGGAGGTATAG
- a CDS encoding Lon protease family protein, which produces MTDKWKLVPEKLRKLKDPKSWKIEGTDEWSSGRKGVGLIGQDRAVESISFGLMVPGRGYNIFVTGQPGSGRTSYALERLRERAAELPAPDDWLYLYNFDEPGEPLAMAVPAGRGKELCSALDSLLNDLKITISKAFEQSQYEDAKTQFVKEFQERAGAIMDELKSWAAERRFSLKRTPQGFVNIPLIETEDEEGKPVVREIQQEEFEALEEKEQKRYQTQSEEVSQRTLLGLRRIRDMEKELKERIGELEAEICRAAIAPCLSDIREKYADNEPLSRWFDRMAEDVIENFGAFVTSVRDESAEVDFTRYMGNLFVSNDPKDGAPVVWETNPTYYNLAGKVEYESRQGYLYTDFRRIVAGAFHRANGGFLVLDAEKVLMNFMSWEAVKRLLRTQEASIENLGEQYGAIPVSSLRPSPIRMNLKVVMIGMPHIYELLQYYDPEFQKLFKIKASFDTDMPRTRGTEQRMGLCVADILKREGLKPFDAEALSEVIEWASRAAEDQNLLSVELGRLRELLMESHAWAAGAKGARVTREHVRKAIEHKRYRSSMYQEKLSRAFEDGVIRVDTDGAVVGQINGLSVIDLTDYRFGHPSRITANVFMGQEGVVNIEREVRMTGPIHNKGLMILSSYMGRKYAQDMPLTLSARITFEQNYGGIEGDSASSTELYCLLSALSGLPLNQGIAVTGSVDQFGNIQPIGGVNEKIEGFFNYCKTAGLTGSQGVVIPKTNVRHLMLDHEVLQAVRDGKFSVWAVGTIDEGIELLTGVRAGRERRDGSYAPDSVHGRVKARLSKLLSDNVKLRKKLSGDDEENGGRRGRPEEERVPGRRRR; this is translated from the coding sequence GTGACGGACAAATGGAAGCTGGTGCCCGAGAAGCTGAGAAAGCTCAAGGATCCCAAAAGCTGGAAGATCGAGGGGACCGACGAATGGTCCTCCGGCAGGAAAGGGGTCGGGCTCATCGGCCAGGATCGGGCGGTGGAATCGATATCCTTCGGCCTGATGGTCCCGGGCCGGGGGTACAACATCTTCGTGACCGGCCAGCCGGGCAGCGGGCGTACGAGCTACGCGCTCGAGCGCCTGAGGGAACGGGCCGCCGAACTTCCGGCGCCGGACGACTGGCTCTATCTCTACAACTTCGACGAACCGGGGGAACCCCTGGCGATGGCGGTGCCCGCCGGTCGAGGGAAGGAGCTCTGTTCGGCGCTGGACAGCCTTCTGAACGATCTCAAGATCACGATCAGCAAGGCCTTCGAGCAGAGCCAGTACGAGGACGCCAAGACGCAGTTCGTCAAGGAGTTCCAGGAGAGGGCAGGGGCGATCATGGACGAGCTCAAGTCGTGGGCCGCCGAGCGACGCTTCTCCCTGAAACGTACGCCCCAGGGATTTGTCAACATCCCGCTCATCGAGACCGAGGATGAGGAGGGCAAGCCGGTCGTCCGGGAGATTCAGCAGGAGGAGTTCGAGGCCCTGGAGGAGAAAGAACAGAAGCGCTATCAAACGCAGTCCGAGGAGGTCTCCCAGAGGACCCTGCTGGGGCTCCGGCGCATCCGCGACATGGAGAAGGAGCTCAAGGAGCGGATCGGCGAGCTCGAGGCGGAGATATGCCGGGCTGCGATCGCCCCCTGCCTCTCGGACATTCGAGAGAAGTATGCGGACAACGAGCCGCTTTCGAGGTGGTTCGACCGGATGGCCGAGGACGTGATCGAAAACTTCGGGGCGTTCGTCACCTCGGTCCGGGACGAGTCCGCCGAGGTCGACTTTACCCGGTACATGGGCAATCTCTTCGTCTCGAACGACCCCAAGGACGGGGCGCCCGTGGTGTGGGAGACCAACCCGACCTACTACAATCTGGCGGGCAAGGTCGAGTACGAGAGCCGTCAGGGTTATCTCTACACCGACTTCCGCCGCATCGTGGCGGGCGCCTTCCACAGGGCCAACGGGGGGTTTCTGGTCCTCGACGCCGAGAAGGTGCTCATGAACTTTATGTCGTGGGAGGCGGTCAAACGGCTGCTCCGTACCCAGGAGGCCTCCATCGAGAACCTCGGGGAGCAGTACGGCGCGATCCCCGTGTCCTCCCTGCGCCCCAGCCCGATTCGGATGAACCTCAAGGTCGTGATGATCGGGATGCCCCACATCTACGAGCTGCTCCAGTATTACGATCCGGAGTTTCAGAAGCTCTTCAAGATCAAGGCGAGCTTCGACACGGACATGCCTCGTACGCGGGGGACGGAACAGCGCATGGGCCTTTGCGTGGCGGATATCCTGAAGCGTGAGGGACTGAAGCCCTTCGACGCGGAGGCGCTTTCCGAGGTCATCGAGTGGGCCAGCCGGGCCGCGGAGGACCAGAACCTGCTGTCGGTGGAGCTCGGCAGGCTTCGGGAGCTTTTGATGGAGTCTCATGCCTGGGCCGCCGGCGCCAAGGGGGCGCGGGTGACCCGGGAGCACGTACGTAAGGCCATCGAGCATAAGCGGTACCGCTCGAGCATGTACCAGGAAAAGCTGAGCCGGGCCTTCGAGGACGGGGTCATCCGCGTGGATACGGATGGCGCGGTGGTGGGGCAGATCAACGGCCTCTCCGTCATCGATCTGACGGACTATCGCTTCGGGCATCCCTCCCGAATTACGGCCAACGTCTTTATGGGGCAGGAGGGGGTCGTCAACATCGAGCGGGAGGTGCGCATGACGGGGCCCATCCACAACAAGGGGCTGATGATCCTCTCGAGCTACATGGGGAGAAAGTATGCCCAGGACATGCCCCTGACCCTGTCCGCGCGCATCACTTTCGAGCAGAACTACGGTGGGATCGAGGGAGACAGCGCGTCCTCCACGGAGCTCTACTGCCTTCTCTCGGCGCTCTCGGGGCTTCCGCTGAATCAGGGGATCGCCGTCACGGGCTCGGTGGACCAGTTCGGCAACATCCAGCCGATCGGTGGCGTCAACGAGAAAATCGAAGGGTTCTTCAACTATTGCAAAACAGCGGGGCTGACGGGGAGCCAGGGGGTCGTCATCCCCAAGACGAACGTTCGCCACCTGATGCTGGACCATGAGGTTCTTCAGGCCGTCAGGGACGGAAAATTCTCCGTCTGGGCGGTAGGGACCATCGACGAGGGCATCGAGCTGCTCACCGGTGTCCGCGCCGGCAGGGAGCGCAGGGACGGCTCTTATGCTCCCGACTCCGTCCATGGCCGAGTCAAGGCGCGGCTTTCGAAGCTGCTCTCCGACAACGTCAAGCTGCGCAAGAAGCTGAGCGGCGACGACGAGGAGAATGGGGGACGCAGGGGGCGTCCGGAGGAGGAGAGGGTGCCCGGGAGACGCCGGCGATGA
- a CDS encoding endonuclease III domain-containing protein, whose amino-acid sequence MSRLQGAGTKRPSGGEKKIDAAGALRGWILSVLDLLEGVWHNEASPPSLSHGEPLDGLVLTVLSQNTNDRNRDMAFGRLKERFPTWESVVDGGVEALEDAVRPAGLAPTKARRILEILEIVRRDFGSYSIAELAGQGRDRARSYLTALPGVGEKTAACVLMFDMGLPAFPVDTHVSRVCRRVGFVPERTSPEDICALLEREVPPSRYLGGHINMIEHGRAVCSARKPLCGACPLTALCDAGRGRIAEAMAAEASAARGKKGRSSKGGSGNGEGKV is encoded by the coding sequence ATGAGCCGCCTGCAGGGGGCCGGGACGAAACGCCCTTCCGGCGGAGAGAAGAAGATCGATGCCGCTGGGGCGTTGAGGGGCTGGATACTCTCCGTCCTCGATCTCCTGGAGGGGGTCTGGCACAACGAGGCCAGTCCGCCCTCCCTGAGCCATGGCGAACCCCTGGACGGGCTCGTCCTGACCGTGCTCTCGCAGAACACGAACGACCGCAACCGGGATATGGCGTTCGGTCGCCTGAAAGAGCGTTTCCCGACCTGGGAGTCCGTCGTGGACGGGGGCGTCGAGGCCCTGGAGGACGCGGTGCGCCCCGCCGGTCTGGCGCCCACGAAGGCACGGCGCATCCTGGAGATCCTCGAGATCGTACGCCGGGACTTCGGTTCCTATTCCATCGCGGAACTCGCGGGGCAGGGACGGGACCGGGCCCGCAGTTACTTGACGGCCCTGCCGGGCGTGGGGGAGAAGACGGCGGCCTGCGTGCTGATGTTCGACATGGGGCTTCCCGCATTCCCCGTCGATACCCATGTGAGCCGCGTGTGTCGCCGGGTGGGGTTCGTCCCGGAGAGAACGTCGCCGGAGGATATCTGCGCGCTGCTGGAGCGGGAGGTTCCCCCTTCGCGCTACCTGGGGGGACATATCAACATGATTGAGCATGGCAGGGCGGTTTGCTCCGCCCGAAAGCCCCTTTGCGGGGCCTGTCCGCTGACCGCGCTCTGCGACGCGGGACGCGGCCGGATTGCGGAGGCGATGGCCGCGGAGGCGAGCGCGGCACGGGGTAAAAAGGGCCGCTCCTCGAAGGGAGGAAGTGGGAATGGCGAAGGGAAGGTCTGA
- a CDS encoding ArsA family ATPase yields the protein MRESETNRDGPGTRRARRPFTFFGGKGGTGKTTCAAAYACHLARSGCRTLLVSTDPAHSTSDVVDVQLGASAVPVAENLWGLEVDPALEAKRYVSSIQEKMLSIVSPAIVDEIKRQMEIAYTSPGAEEAAIFDKFVELMDERGRTYDAIVFDTAPTGHTLRLLSLPEILGGWIESLIAKRKQAQELFRMGGRFDAEMRRRAENDPVVETLVRRRDRFERCRSYLTDPDASAFYFVLNAERMPILETARAVEMLVRFGINIGGVVVNRVIPEDAGDFFRERLAMQKGYLQEIEERFGGLRSIVRLPLLRTDILGMAQVGKMADLMGEIDG from the coding sequence ATGAGGGAATCTGAAACGAACCGGGACGGGCCCGGCACGAGGAGGGCTCGCAGGCCCTTCACCTTCTTCGGAGGCAAGGGAGGGACGGGCAAGACCACCTGCGCGGCGGCCTACGCCTGTCATCTGGCTCGAAGCGGATGTCGTACGCTCCTCGTCTCCACGGATCCCGCCCACTCCACCTCGGACGTCGTCGACGTGCAGCTGGGGGCGTCCGCCGTTCCCGTGGCGGAGAACCTTTGGGGGCTCGAGGTGGACCCCGCACTCGAGGCCAAGCGGTACGTCTCCTCGATTCAGGAGAAGATGCTCTCCATCGTCAGCCCGGCGATCGTGGACGAGATCAAGAGGCAGATGGAGATCGCCTACACGTCCCCCGGCGCCGAGGAGGCCGCGATCTTCGACAAGTTCGTCGAACTGATGGACGAACGGGGCAGGACGTACGACGCGATCGTATTCGACACGGCTCCGACCGGGCACACCCTGAGGCTGCTCTCGTTGCCGGAGATTCTCGGAGGCTGGATCGAGAGCCTCATCGCCAAGCGGAAGCAGGCGCAGGAATTGTTCCGCATGGGGGGGCGGTTCGACGCGGAGATGCGAAGGCGGGCGGAGAACGACCCCGTCGTCGAGACCCTAGTGCGTCGCCGCGATCGTTTCGAGCGGTGTCGGAGCTATCTTACGGACCCCGATGCCTCGGCGTTCTATTTTGTGCTCAACGCGGAACGTATGCCCATTTTGGAGACGGCGCGCGCCGTGGAGATGCTCGTTCGTTTTGGGATCAACATCGGGGGCGTCGTGGTCAATCGCGTGATCCCCGAGGATGCGGGCGACTTTTTCCGCGAGCGCCTCGCGATGCAGAAGGGCTACCTGCAGGAGATCGAGGAACGGTTTGGTGGCTTGCGCAGTATCGTTCGCCTGCCTCTCCTCAGGACGGATATCCTCGGAATGGCGCAGGTTGGTAAAATGGCGGACTTGATGGGGGAGATCGACGGATGA
- a CDS encoding YhcH/YjgK/YiaL family protein, whose amino-acid sequence MILGTVQYPSRYGGLGIGVRKGLEYLASQPDLGALPLGRRQIEGCDLFLEVLEVTTVPHGARSFEAHERYIDIHVTLRGEEWYGYAPVNGLKEIEPYSAERDVRFFSGEGVYFRVPTGHFVLFFPEDAHKPCISFREPELVRKLILKVGL is encoded by the coding sequence ATGATCCTGGGAACGGTGCAGTACCCCTCCCGTTACGGCGGGTTGGGAATCGGCGTGAGGAAGGGGCTCGAATACCTTGCCTCACAGCCGGACCTCGGCGCTCTTCCCCTCGGGCGTCGGCAGATAGAGGGTTGCGACCTTTTTCTGGAGGTGCTCGAGGTGACCACCGTTCCGCACGGAGCTCGGTCCTTCGAGGCGCACGAGCGTTACATCGACATTCACGTCACGCTCCGGGGCGAGGAATGGTACGGCTACGCTCCTGTGAACGGGCTCAAGGAGATCGAGCCCTACTCGGCCGAGCGCGACGTTCGATTCTTCAGTGGGGAGGGGGTCTATTTCCGGGTCCCGACGGGGCACTTCGTCCTGTTCTTTCCGGAGGATGCCCACAAGCCCTGCATCTCCTTTCGAGAGCCGGAGCTCGTCAGGAAGCTGATTCTGAAGGTCGGGCTCTGA
- the tadA gene encoding tRNA adenosine(34) deaminase TadA produces MGVNARPDEEAFMRLALEEAREARLRGDVPVGAVVVRGDVVLGRGSNRKTCDPTAHAELQAIRSAAERLGHWNLGDCDLYVTLEPCPMCAGACVNARLRRIVFGARDPRAGAAGSLFDIPRDSRLNHRCRVRHGVLAEECAALLRDYFLRRRGRQVS; encoded by the coding sequence ATGGGCGTCAACGCCCGCCCGGACGAGGAGGCGTTCATGCGACTTGCCCTCGAGGAGGCCCGCGAGGCCCGTCTCAGGGGGGATGTGCCAGTGGGGGCGGTCGTGGTCCGCGGCGATGTCGTCCTGGGCAGGGGGTCGAACCGTAAGACGTGCGACCCGACCGCGCATGCCGAGCTCCAGGCCATACGGTCGGCGGCGGAGCGCTTGGGGCATTGGAACCTGGGGGACTGTGACCTTTACGTCACCTTGGAACCCTGTCCGATGTGTGCCGGGGCTTGTGTCAACGCGCGTCTGAGGAGGATCGTGTTCGGCGCGCGGGATCCCAGGGCCGGCGCGGCGGGCTCCCTGTTCGACATCCCCAGGGACTCGAGGCTGAACCACCGATGCCGGGTGCGGCACGGAGTTCTGGCCGAGGAGTGTGCCGCTCTGCTGCGCGATTACTTTCTGCGCCGAAGGGGCCGCCAGGTCTCTTGA
- a CDS encoding DHH family phosphoesterase — protein MKLYEIGESTRDLARRLQCSELAAMVLEMREWGDGVDPDGVRRWMNPCFEDLMETLNLGAASAVAAERWRSRSSFGNVLVYGDYDTDGISATVLAMEIFRHKASEVRYFIPRRDVHGYGLHFRVLEQVVRGGCNTLVVVDCGTNDSEMLADLAGRGVEVFVFDHHTVAEAPTFPGIVNPCADGGENARKLCATAVLWSWAWKEKVLSRSWLKYALDLVALATISDCMPLNALNRSLVQRGLHLMRSNPRRGLGALFEKLGIARHLLSEEQLSMRVIPCLNAPGRIACADIAVRALLGVGHEDAVYECVNDLIRANRRRQMISERIAGKIRLSDGEDRHVMFDDSWPVGVLSGVASRICAQRRTPVALAAPVGDKIRGTLRVPVGGNAVGILSEISELLDAWGGHRYAAGFSVLTQNWNEVEGELEKLLSEVGIQEEPVSAINISPASISLNDWRAVKELGPFGNDNPCPRFYRASSPSDRIEPLGKDGRHSAVRVDNVRLLAFNAAADLQEASGVTGWIYHPRIDYWRNEEQVQFILDYAVVS, from the coding sequence TTGAAGCTTTACGAAATTGGCGAAAGCACCCGGGATCTGGCCCGTCGGCTTCAGTGTTCCGAGCTGGCTGCGATGGTCCTCGAGATGCGGGAGTGGGGCGACGGCGTGGATCCGGACGGGGTCCGCAGATGGATGAACCCGTGTTTCGAGGACCTGATGGAGACCCTGAACCTCGGGGCGGCCAGTGCCGTCGCCGCGGAGCGGTGGCGGTCCAGAAGCTCGTTCGGGAACGTCCTCGTCTACGGGGACTACGACACGGACGGGATTTCCGCGACGGTCCTGGCGATGGAGATCTTCAGGCACAAGGCCTCGGAGGTCCGATACTTCATACCGCGGCGCGACGTTCATGGCTACGGTCTGCATTTTCGTGTTCTGGAGCAGGTGGTTCGAGGGGGGTGCAACACCCTGGTCGTCGTGGACTGCGGGACGAACGACTCCGAGATGCTGGCCGACCTCGCGGGGCGGGGCGTAGAGGTGTTCGTCTTCGACCATCATACGGTGGCGGAGGCGCCTACGTTTCCGGGGATCGTGAACCCCTGCGCCGACGGCGGAGAAAACGCACGAAAGCTCTGTGCGACCGCCGTCCTCTGGAGTTGGGCCTGGAAGGAGAAGGTGCTTTCCCGATCCTGGCTGAAGTACGCCCTGGATCTCGTGGCGCTGGCGACGATCTCCGACTGTATGCCGCTGAACGCCCTGAACCGCTCCCTGGTTCAGAGGGGACTGCACCTCATGAGGTCCAACCCGAGGCGGGGCTTGGGGGCCCTTTTCGAAAAACTGGGGATAGCCCGTCACCTGCTCTCGGAGGAGCAGCTTTCGATGAGGGTCATTCCCTGCCTGAACGCCCCGGGGCGCATAGCCTGTGCCGACATCGCCGTACGAGCCCTGCTGGGCGTGGGGCATGAGGACGCCGTTTATGAGTGCGTGAACGACCTCATAAGGGCGAACCGGAGGCGGCAGATGATCTCGGAGCGCATCGCCGGGAAGATTCGTCTCTCGGACGGCGAGGATCGCCACGTGATGTTCGACGACTCCTGGCCGGTCGGCGTGCTCAGCGGGGTCGCAAGCCGGATCTGTGCTCAGCGGCGTACGCCGGTGGCCCTGGCGGCTCCGGTCGGAGACAAGATCCGCGGGACCCTGCGCGTTCCGGTCGGAGGAAACGCGGTGGGCATCCTGAGCGAGATTTCGGAGCTTCTGGACGCTTGGGGCGGGCACCGCTATGCGGCCGGCTTTTCCGTTCTGACGCAGAACTGGAACGAGGTGGAGGGCGAGCTGGAAAAACTTCTCTCCGAGGTCGGAATCCAGGAGGAACCCGTCTCCGCGATCAACATCTCGCCCGCGAGCATCTCCCTGAACGACTGGAGGGCGGTGAAGGAGCTCGGCCCTTTCGGAAATGACAATCCCTGCCCGCGCTTCTACAGGGCCAGCAGTCCGAGCGATCGGATAGAGCCCTTGGGCAAGGACGGCAGGCACAGCGCCGTGAGGGTCGACAACGTACGTCTTTTGGCTTTCAACGCGGCAGCGGACCTCCAGGAGGCCTCGGGCGTTACGGGCTGGATCTATCACCCGCGCATCGATTATTGGCGAAACGAGGAGCAGGTGCAGTTCATCCTCGACTATGCCGTCGTGAGCTGA